The Clostridium beijerinckii genomic sequence TAGAGATTATTTTAAGGAAAAAGTTATTGATAAATTTGTTCAAGAATACATAGACGGAAAAACTCCAAACCCTTGTATTGAATGTAATAAACATTTAAAGTTTGATGAACTTTTAAGAAGAGCAAGAGGTATAGGGGCAGATTATGTTGCTACTGGTCATTATGCTAAAATTGAAAAGCGAGATGATAGATATCTTTTAATCAGATCTGATGATGATAGAAAAGATCAAACGTATGCTTTATATAATTTTACTCAAGATCAGTTAGAACATACATTAATGCCTTGTGGAGATTATGAAAAGACAAAAATAAGAGAAATAGCGAAAGAAATTGGTCTTGCTGTTCATAATAAAAAGGATAGTGAAGAAATATGTTTCATTTCTGATAATAATCATGGGAAATATATTTCAGAAGCAGAACCAAATAGGGTTAAACCAGGTAACTTTGTCGATAAGAGTGGTAATATACTAGGTAAGCATAAAGGAATTGTATATTATACTATTGGACAAAGAAAAGGACTTGGACTTTCACTTGGAAGGCCAGTATTTGTAACAAATATAAATGCTAAAACCAACGAAGTTGTACTAGGTTCTGAAGATGATATCTTCAAAACAGAATTAATTGCAACTGATGTGAATTTTATTCCTTTTGATAAACTAGAAAAAGAAATAGAAGTTACAGCGAAAATCAGATATTCTGCAAAACCGGCAGAAGCGACTTTAATACCACTTCCAAATGGTAGGGTGAAAGTTATCTTTAAGGAAAAACAAAGGGCAATAACTAAAGGTCAGTCAGTTGTATTTTATGATGATGAAATAGTAGTTGGCGGCGGAATAATAGAAAGTATAATCTAAAGAGTTATTGTAATTTAAATATTTTTAAAACTGAGAGTGCGTAAGTGCTCTCGTTTTTTGTTTGTTTGTTTTGGTTTGAGGTTGCAGAATATTTCAATATGCAAGTAGCAGAGGAGTGTTATAGACAGTAAAAAGCTTTATAGGTTCAGAGCAAGCTGCGCGTTTTACGAGAGGATTAACTATGTGATTTAGAATTAAAAAGAACTTTGTGAGTAATTGTCCTGATTTGATAATTGATAGAAATAATACTAAAAAGTTAGTATAAATAAACAATATATGTGAATATGAATTATCAGCTAGAAGGAATAAAATATTTGCCTATATTTTACATAATAGTATTAACTTATGAAGATATACTTGATATAATATTTTTGGAAGTAAAAAATTGGAAGGTGATTTTTTGAATATCTTCAAGGCGTTAAAAAGATACGATGAACATGGCTTTAATTCTAAAGGATTTCATAAAAATGGCACGAAGTATGATGAGTATGGATTTGGTAAAAGAGGAATGCATAGAAATGGGACATATTATAACGAGGAAGGGTATGATAGAGAAGGATACGACAAAAAAGGATATGATAGAAATGGATTTAATAGTGCAGGTTTTGATAAAGAAGGATATAACAAAAATGGATATAACATATTAGGATACGACAGAGGTGGTGAATACTTAGAAGTAAGATATAAGTGGAAGTGATTGGAGTAAATCTAAATAATAAGAGGGTAATGTCATGAAGCGAATAAAAAGCTGCATTTCTAAATCGGCATTTAGAATGAACATTTTATACTTACATTAATTTTTCTAATAACTGATAATGGTAGTGTCTCTTTTATTAAAGTTAAAGAAAACGGTTGTATATTATTGAATAGATTCACCTAAATTCTAAGGATATTAAAATTTTGTCTCAAAAATTTTAGTTGATGAAATTAAGTACTTACTAAATAGTAGGTACTATTTTTATTCTCTAGTACTGCTCATGAAGACAAAGTATCCACAATGTATGATGATGAAAGTATTGGTATTTTCGTAGGAGCTCGCCCATAGAGGCAAAGGCTTCATAATTAAACATATTCGTCTACGATTTTTTAAGTGTAAAATTATTGTGCGGTAAAATTATACATGTGAGCATATTAATATGAATAATTTTCCTCTTGTTGGAGACTATATCAAATGAACTAGATTTAGTTTATTAACTATATTACTTATTTTAGAGAATATAGGGGGAACACTACAGTATATAGTGTATAGACATAAACAGGCATAAGGACTTTCTATTAAAAATTATTTTGGAGGTGCACAATGTTTAAAACTAGAGACTTCTATTTCAAGAAAGTTTATAACATTAAAGGCAAAAAGATTGGCATTATAGAAGACTTATACATAGATTTCTTTTGGGGAAAGATTGTAGGATTTAAGGTATCCAATAGCCATCTGTTCTCTAAAAATAACTATATAGACATGGAAGATGTTATAGATATAGGTGAAGATGTAATAATAGAAAATATAAAAAAAGGTGAGGGACTTACATTTAAAGAGATTAAGTATATGGAAGTTATTGATACATTGGGGAATGTTAAAGGAGTTCTAGAGGATATTATAATAGATATACAAGATTATTCAATTAAAGCAATAGTTATAAGCTCAGGGTTAGTAGATAAAATGATAAAGGGTAAGCAAATTATTCTATTAAATAGATGCATCCTCGGAGAGGAATATATATTATATACAGGAAATGAGGGAGTTATGTTTAAAACTTTACCTCATAATATGGATAGGCACAATGCAATTAAGAAAGCATAAAAAAGCAATTCTTCTAGGTATAACCCTATTATGCTTTATTAGCTTAATATTAGCTTACATTTTTAACAAATCAATAAATTCAATAATAAATATTATTGTAGCATCTTTTATTTTAGCTTATACTTTGACTCCTATTAGGGATGGATTTGAGGCAAAATTTAGAATAAGCAAGAAAATATCCTCAATAGTGGTTATATTAATAATTATAGGTATCATAACTGCATGTATAATTGTTATAGTTCCTACGCTATTTAATGAGATATCCAATATCAGTAATATATTTGATAACGTAAGCAACTTACTTGAAGGAATGTTAAAGAAAAATAACTTGGATGACTTTTCTACCACTAATGTAATTTATAATGAAATTTTAGAAAAAGGAAATGTTTTTTGGACAAATTTTTCAGAAAATGCAGTGGAAAATTTAATGAGCATTGGAGATAATGCAATGTCACTAGCAATAATACCTATTATGGTTTATTACTTTCTTTGCGATGGTAATAAAATATATAGTAAAATGCTGTTGCTATTGCCAACTTCTAAAAGAGGGCTTACTAAAAAAATATTAAGCGATATTGATAGAGTATTAACAAGATATATAACAAGTCAATTGATGCTTTCGGGATTGATAGGCGGATTAACATTGATATTGTTATTATTATTGAAAGTAAAATTTCCTTTATGGATTTCTATATTGAATGCAATTTTAAACATAATACCTTATTTTGGACCAATTTTTGGTGCAGTTCCGGCGGTAATAGTTGCACTTTTAGATTCTCCAATAAAGGCATTTTGGGTAATTGTGGGTATGTTCATAATTCAACAGCTTGAGGGCGATATTTTATCTCCGAAAATAACAGGGGACAGCACAGAAATGCATCCATTTGTTATAATAATTTTATTACTTATAGGAGATAAATTTGGCGGATTTGTTGGGATGGTTTTAGTAGTGCCAATAGCTGTTATTATAAAAGTTTTATATGATGATATAAATTACTATCTGTTCTAGATTTTATAGATAAAAAACTTAAAGATTGGACTTATTAGATGAACATTTTACAAAGTTACTAAAACCTTAAGTTCGTATCTGCACTAGAAATCATAAATATATTTATAACCACAAGGGCAATAATATGAAGAAAACATTTGAAAATGAGCTGTTAAAGGTACTTAAGCAGAAAACCCAAAAAGTGATGCTCCGAATTTTATATTTGGTTAGCAGAATTTTCACACAGTGCAACTTTATAGCCTTAGAATCACCCATCATAATTACCTAGAAACTGGAACAAAAGTATATTATTCATTTCGGTGAGTTATACACATAAGTATAGATTATAGTTGGGTTATCTATAAAAAAGCTTATGCATTAGGGGTGTACAAATAAAGTTGAATATTGACATAATTATCTATATGAAATATAATTTTGATGAAATAATTAAATATTAAGCGATGAATAGGATAAGTAAATTTATCATAGTCATTTCAGAGAAAAAGTGGTTGGTGAAAACTTTTGGCTATATATTTTGAAGCTACCTAGGAGCTATAAATTACTAAGTGATGTATGATTATATCATACATAATTAGGGTGGTACCGCGGAATTCCAGCTTTCGTCCCTATATCTATTTGGGGAGAGGGCTTTTTTTATTTGGTAAATTATACACCTATAAAAAGAGCAGCTATGCTGCAATTAGGATCTTTTCGCATTTGAAAAAGGCAGCTATGCTGCAAATAATAACTTTTCACCTATAAAAAGAGCAGCTATGCTGCAAATAATAACTTTTCGCCTATAAAAAAGAGCAGCTATGCACTACTGAAAAGAGCAGCTACGCTGCAATACGGAACTTTTCTGCAATTAGGATCTTTTCGCCTATAAAAAGAGCAGTGGTTCTGCAATTAATAACTTGTCACAAATAATTATGAAATCTTAAATCTTCATAAGAAGATTATAAACAATAAAAAGATATTCACAATGGATATCGGAGTCAACTGTTAACTGAAAAAAATGGAGGAATAGTTTATGAAATTTATGAAAACCAATGACTTAAGAGAAGCATACTTGAAATTTTTTGAAAGTAAAGATCATCTAAGAATGGATAGCTTTTCTTTGGTTCCAAAGAACGATAAAAGTTTATTATTAATAAATGCAGGAATGGCTCCGTTGAAGCCTTATTTTACTGGATTACAAGAGCCACCAAAGAGAAGAATTACAACTTGTCAAAAATGTATTAGAACAGGGGATATCGAAAACGTAGGTATTACAAGTAGACATGGTACTTTCTTTGAGATGCTTGGAAACTTTTCTTTTGCAGATTATTTCAAGAAAGAAATAATTCCTTGGGCTTGGGAATTTATCACAGAAGTGTTGGAACTTCCTAAAGATAGATTATATGTAACTATATATTTAGATGATGATGAAGCATATGAATATTGGACTACACTTACAGATGTAGATAAAACTCATATATTTAGATTAGGCAAAGAAGATAATTTCTGGGAACATGGTGCAGGTCCATGCGGTCCTTGTACAGAAATTCATTTTAATAGATCAGAGGAAATACCAACTAACGCTGATGAGTTCGTTAAATTAGCAGATGAAGATAAGATAATAGAATTCTGGAACCTTGTTTTCACTCAATTTGATGGTGATGGAAAAGGAAATTATGAAAAACTTGCTAATACTAACATTGATACAGGTATGGGACTTGAAAGACTTGCAACTATAATGCAAGAGAAGAATAGTATTTTTGAAATTGATACATTAGAAAATATTTTAAGTGAAGTTGCAAAATTAGCTAATGTTAAATATGGAGAAAATCAAAAAACAGATATATCTTTAAGATTAATAACTGACCATATTAGATCGATAACTTTCATGATTTCAGATGATGTTATGCCATCAAATGAAGGTAGAGGGTATGTTTTAAGAAGACTTCTTAGAAGAGCAGCAAGACATGGGAAAACTTTAGGGATTAAAGAAGCATTCCTTTGTAACTTATGCGATACTGTTATAAGAGATTCAAGTGAAGCTTATCCAGAACTAAATAGCAAAAAAGAATATATTAAAAAAGTAATTAAAATAGAAGAAGATAAATTTAGAGAAACTTTAGATTCAGGAATGGAAATATTAAATGGATTTATAAGTGAACTAAAAGCAAAGAATGAAAAAGTTCTTAGTGGTGTAGATGGATTTAAATTATATGATACATTTGGTTTTCCGATGGAACTTACAAAAGAAATATTAGAAGATGAAGGCTTATCATTAGATGAAGATGCTTTCCACGAAGAAATGAAAGTTCAAAGAGAAAGAGCTAGAAGTGCAAGAAAAGTTTCTAATTACATGGGAACTGATGTTAAAACATTAGATATTATACCAGGAGAAATCGAAACTGTTTTTGATGGATATGACAATGATACTTTAAATGCAGAAGTTAAAGTGTTAATTGAAGGTGAAGACTTTACAGATGCTATAACAGAAGGAAATAAAGCTATTATAGTTACTGATGTTACTCCTTTATACGCTGAAATGGGTGGTCAAATAGGAGATACAGGTGTAATATTTAATGATGGTTTTAAAGCTAATGTGCTTGATACTAAAAAGAACATAGGTGGAAAAATAGTTCATTTTGTTGAAGTTGTATCAGGAGAACTTAAAGTGGGAGATACAGTTACTATAGAAGTGGATAAAGTTAGACGTGAAAATATTAAGAAGAACCACACTGCAACTCACCTTTTAGATAAAGCTTTAACTGAGGTTCTTGGATCACATGTTCATCAAGCTGGATCATATGTAAGTCATGATAGACTTAGATTTGACTTTTCTCACTTTGAAGCTATGACAGAGGAAGAAATAAGTAGGGTTGAAGATTTAGTAAATGAAGCAGTTACAAGTGTTACACCAGTTGTTACAGAAGTTATGGATCTTCAAGAAGCAAAAAATAGTGGAGCTATAGGTATATTTGATGATAAATATGCTGATAAAGTTAGAGTTGTAAGTGCAGGGGAATACTCTAAAGAATTATGTGGTGGAACACATATAGATAACACAGGAAAGATTGGTTTATTCAAAATTATATCTGAAAGTGGTATTGCTGCAGGAACAAGAAGAATTGAAGCTGTAATAGGAAAAGAAGCTTATAAGATAGTAAATGAAAAGAAAGATTTATTAAAAGAAATTTCAACTAAGCTTAAATGCTCAGAAAAAGAATTATTAGCTAAACTTGAGCAACAAGTTAAGGAGCTTAAGGAAAAAGATAAAGAAATAACAGCTCTAAAATCTAAATTCGCATCAATGGGAATAGATGATATAGTATCTTCTTCAAGAAACGTTAAGGATATAAATGTAATTTCTTATGAATTAAAAGACGTTGATAGTGATACTTTAAGAGATGTATGCGAAAAGGTAAGAGATAAAGCTCCAAATAGCATAGTTTTACTTATGAGTGCAAATGCTGGAAAAGTTATTATTTGTGCTATGGCAACTAAAGATGCAGTAGCTAAAGGTGCTCATTGCGGAAAGTTAATAAAAGAAATATCTTCTATGCTTGGCGGCGGTGGCGGCGGAAGACCAGACATGGCTCAAGCAGGTGGAAAGATGCCAGAAAAGATACAAGAGGCGATTGAAGAATCATATAAAATAGTGGAAACTTTAGCAAAGTAGTATACTTTTTATAAAAAATAGGTTATAATCTAATTATAGTTAGTGAATAAATTTAAAAAATAAAGTTAATAATAAATATGGATATCGTTTCCTTATAAAATGATTAAGGGGGTGAGTTGCTTTAAGTAGCAATTTTATGAGTAATAATATTGAACATACAATGCAATTTGATTTAAGTAAGAATAAAGAAGCTCTTACAAAAACAATATTAACAGAGGTTTATAATTCATTACAGGAAAAAGGATATAATCCTATAAATCAATTAGTTGGATATTTGATTTCAGGAGACCCTACTTACATCACTAATTACAACGGAGCAAGAGCTTTAGTAAGAAAACTCGAGAGAGATGACATACTAGAAGAAGTTATAAAATCTTATTTAGAGATAAAGTAGAGAGTGCCCGTTTATAACGGGCACTTTTAATTTTAGTATATGAAAGAAAGCGTGATATCGAGATTTTCTTGATATTTGATGCTTATATGTTGTGAGAGGTGCTGTAATTTGAGGATACTTGGATTAGATTTGGGTTCAAAGACTATTGGAGTGGCAGTAAGTGATCCGCTAGGATTCACTGCTCAAGGCCTGACTACAGTTAGAAGAACTAATAAAGAAAAAGATATAGCGGAAATAAAAAAGTTTTGCGATGAATATGATGCAAAGGTTATTGTAATTGGATTACCCAAGAATATGAACGGAACAATAGGACCATCTGGAGAGATTGCGATGGCTTTTGGAAAGGTTATAGAAGAAGAACTTAATGTAGAAGTGAAATTCTGGGATGAACGTTTAACTACTGTTGCAGCACATAAAGCAATGCTTGAAGCTGATTTGTCAAGGAATAAGAGGAAGAAGATAGTAGATAAAGTTGCATCAACTTACATACTTCAAGGATATTTAGATATGATTTCAAGAAAATAAATATCTGATGGAATAGGAAATTTTGAGGAGTATATGTATAAGATTAATTTCTTATACAATATGCTTTTATTAATAAATATATATTGCAAAAATAATCCTTATCATAATTCTAAAAAATCGCAAGAATTTTAATCGCGATTGTGAATTGTGAAATGTGCGTTGTGAATTGCAACATAAATAAAAATAAAATACAGAAGGGATACATTTATGGATAAGGAAGCAAAATATGTATATATACCTGATCAAGAAGGAAATGACGTTAAGTTTGAGGTTGTTATATACTTTGAAATAGAAAAATTAAAAGGCCAATATATTATTGCAACTCCTGCATTTGAAGAAACTGATGAAGCTTATGCTTTTAAGATATTCAAAGATGAGGATGGAAGCGATATATTTATAGCGTTAGAAGATGACGATGAAGAATTCGAAATGGTATTAGAAACTTATGAAACTCTTATGAATGAAGATGGTTTAATTGAGGAATAGTATACAATCTAGTAATATGATATTTTCTTTAATGTTTATTTAGAGAAAAATCAATTCATTTAATATGAAAAGTGAGGTGTCATGTATGGATGCATCAAATTTAATTGATATGAATGCCTTGAAGGAAGACTTGAAAAAAAAGGGTTATAAATTAACACCACAAAGAAGATCAATTGTTGATACTATTATTGAAAATGAAGGTCAACATTTAACAGCGGAAGAAATATATGATAGTGTAAAAAAAAGTTGTCCGGAAATTGGATTAGCAACAGTATATAGAACTATTCTTTTGTTAGAAGAATTAGGAGTAATATCAAGATTAGATCTAAATGATGGATGTAGTAGATATGAAATAGTGCATTCAAATGAAACGCACAGACATCATCATCTTATTTGTAATATCTGTCATAAGGTTTTGGAAGTTCAGGATGATTTATTAGAGGATTTAGAATCTGGAATTGAAAAGCAATATAAGTTTAAGATTTTAGACCATAGTTTAAAATTTTTTGGCGTATGTGATGAATGCCAAAAGAAGCTAAGTGATGAATAAAAGGACTTTTAATAGAAAATTAAAAATAAAATAAAGTCAAAAGTGTGCCAGATATTTTGCCGTGAATGAAGTAAGGATATGTATTTTACGGTTTATATATTTACTAAGAAAATGCATTTAGTGCCATGCTTAAAAGGGTATGGTATCAAATGGTAATTGTTATTAAGGTATATGTATTTAAAGTGAATTAATATGGCTAAACCTTATATGCTAAATAAAGCAATGTAGGCTTATAGATTGGAATGTAGATTAAGGTCGCCTATATTAATGTGAAATATATTGTCACATAGGACTTGTTATTTTTTAATGCTAAAGAAAGAACCTTTGTTTATAAATATAATATTAAGAAGAAGGAGGGGAAGTATGAAAAATGAAAGAGCGAAGATAAAGATAATTCCTCTTGGTGGTATAAACGAAATCGGAAAAAATATAACAGCTATAGAATATAAAGAAGATATTATTATTATAGACTGTGGACTAAAATTTCCGGATGATGATATGTTTGGAATAGATATTGTAATACCAGATGTTTCATATCTAATCAAAAATTCAGAGAAAATCAAGGGGATATTTTTAACTCACGGACATGAAGACCATATAGGAGCGTTGCCGTATGTACTTAGACAACTAAATGTTCCTGTTTATGGCACTAAGCTTACTCTTGGAATAGTTGAAACAAAACTAAAGGAACACGGTTTGTTAGCTTCAACAGAGTTAGTAAGAGTAAAGCCAAAGGATATAATTAAACTTGATAGTGTTTCAGTTGAATTTATAAAGACTAATCACTCAATTGCAGATTCAGTTGCAATTGCAGTTCATACACCACTTGGGGTAGTACTTCATACAGGAGATTTTAAGATTGATTACACACCAATTGATGGAGAAATGATGGATTTTGGAAGATTAGCTGAACTTGGAAGAAAGGGAGTTTTAGTATTAATGGCGGATTCAACAAATGTTGAAAGACCAGGATATACTATGACAGAAAAGGTTGTTGGCGAAACTTTCCTAAGACTTTTTGGTAAGGCTAAGGGTAGGTTAATAGTTGCAACATTTGCATCTAATGTTCACAGAATTCAGCAAATAATTACAGCTGCTGAAGCTTATGAAAAGAAGGTAGCAGTTTCAGGAAGAAGTATGGAGAATATTGTTCAAGTTGCAATAGAACTTGGATATCTCACAGTTGGAAAAGATGTACTTGTTCCAGTGGATCAAATTTCAAAATATCCAAACGAAAAAATTGTTGTAATAACAACTGGAAGCCAGGGGGAACCAATGTCTGCTCTTGCAAGAATGGCAGCATCGGAGCATAGAAAAATTAATGTAATTCCAGGCGATACAGTAATTATTTCAGCAACACCTATACCAGGTAATGAAAAATTTGTTTCAAAAGTTATAAATCAACTATTTAAAAAGGGTGCTCAAGTTATATATGATTCTCAGGAAAAGATTCACGTTTCAGGTCATGCATGTCAAGAAGAACTTAAACTAATGCAGGCTTTAGTTAAACCAAAATTCTTTGTGCCAGTTCATGGTGAATATAGACATTTAAAGAAGCATGGTGAATTAGCTATGGAAGTTGGACTTTCAGAAAAGAATTTATTAATACCTGAGAATGGTGATGTTATCGAAGTAGCAAGAAATTATATTAAAAAGAATGGTACTGTTGTTTCAGGGCAAGTGTTTGTTGATGGTCTCGGTGTTGGAGATGTCGGAAATATTGTCTTAAGAGATAGAAAACATCTTTCACAAGATGGTATATTAACAATAGTAGTTACAATAGAGAAACAAACTGGAAGGGTTGTATCCGGTCCAGATATAATTTCAAGGGGATTCGTCTATGTGAGAGAATCTGAAGGTCTTATGGATGAAGCAAGAGAAATTGTTAAATCTGTATTAAAGACTTGTGAAGAAAAACAGATTACTGACTGGGCTACATTAAAATCTAAGATGAGAGATCAACTTAGAGAGTATCTTTACGAAAAGACTAAGAGAAAACCTATGATATTGCCAATAATTATGGAGTTTTAGAAGTTTTTAGAAGTATGAAAGAAAATAGTGATTCTAAAACTGCAAAGAATATATTTTGTTATTGATAATTAAATTATGAATTAACTAAATATTAAATTGTTAAATATATATTCTTTGGAATAGGGTTGACTTTTTTTGATGAAAAGAGTAGAATTTATAATAGTTGTGTAGGAATTGGATACTTTAAGTATCCAATTTTCTTTTGGAGAAAAACAGTTATAGGTTTACATTTATACGTGAATAATTTTAATCGCAATTTATTTATAATAATAGTAATAATATATTAACAGTATGAAGTTATTTACAGTGTATACTTAAATTTTAACTAATTTATATACAAACTAAAGAGAAACTATAAAAGAAAAATTCGCAGCTTGCTTGCTGTTTGGAGGAATAATAATGGAATTAATTAAAAGAGAAGATATAAGAAATATTGCTATAATTGCCCACGTTGACCACGGTAAGACAACTTTAGTAGATGCTTTGTTAAAACAAAGCCATACATTTAGAGCTAATGAAAAAGTAGAAGAAAGAGTAATGGATTCTAATGACTTAGAAAAAGAAAGAGGAATTACAATTCTTTCAAAGAATACTGCAGTAATTTATAATGATATAAAAATAAATATAGTAGATACACCAGGGCATGCTGATTTCGGTGGAGAAGTTGAACGTGTACTTAAGATGGTTGATTCAGTTTTGCTTGTTGTTGACTCTTATGAAGGACCAATGCCACAAACTAAATTCGTTTTAAAGAAATCATTAGAATTAGGTTTAAAGCCAATAGTTATAATTAACAAAATAGATAAACCAAATGCTAGACCAACAGACGTTATTGATGAAGTATTTGATCTATTCGTAGAACTTGGAGCTAATGATGAACAATTAGATTTCCAAATTATTTATGCATCAGCTAGAGAAGGCTTTGCAAAATATAATGTAGATGATCAAAATAATGATATGACTCCTATATTTGATACAATATTAAAATATGTTGCACCACCAGAAGGATATATGGATGAACCACTTCAAATGCTTGTTAGTACACTAGATACAAATGCATTTGTTGGGAAAATTGCAATTGGTAAGATACATCGAGGTACAGTAAAGAGAAATCAAACAGTTGCTTTATTGAAGAATGATGGATCAAGCGCTAATTACAAAATAACTAGTATATTCACATACAAAGGATTAAAGAGAGAAGAAGCAGAAGAAGCTTCAATGGGAGATATAGTTGCAGTAAGTGGTGTTATTGATGCTAATATAGGTGATACTATAGCAG encodes the following:
- a CDS encoding IreB family regulatory phosphoprotein, giving the protein MSNNIEHTMQFDLSKNKEALTKTILTEVYNSLQEKGYNPINQLVGYLISGDPTYITNYNGARALVRKLERDDILEEVIKSYLEIK
- the ruvX gene encoding Holliday junction resolvase RuvX encodes the protein MRILGLDLGSKTIGVAVSDPLGFTAQGLTTVRRTNKEKDIAEIKKFCDEYDAKVIVIGLPKNMNGTIGPSGEIAMAFGKVIEEELNVEVKFWDERLTTVAAHKAMLEADLSRNKRKKIVDKVASTYILQGYLDMISRK
- the alaS gene encoding alanine--tRNA ligase; this translates as MKFMKTNDLREAYLKFFESKDHLRMDSFSLVPKNDKSLLLINAGMAPLKPYFTGLQEPPKRRITTCQKCIRTGDIENVGITSRHGTFFEMLGNFSFADYFKKEIIPWAWEFITEVLELPKDRLYVTIYLDDDEAYEYWTTLTDVDKTHIFRLGKEDNFWEHGAGPCGPCTEIHFNRSEEIPTNADEFVKLADEDKIIEFWNLVFTQFDGDGKGNYEKLANTNIDTGMGLERLATIMQEKNSIFEIDTLENILSEVAKLANVKYGENQKTDISLRLITDHIRSITFMISDDVMPSNEGRGYVLRRLLRRAARHGKTLGIKEAFLCNLCDTVIRDSSEAYPELNSKKEYIKKVIKIEEDKFRETLDSGMEILNGFISELKAKNEKVLSGVDGFKLYDTFGFPMELTKEILEDEGLSLDEDAFHEEMKVQRERARSARKVSNYMGTDVKTLDIIPGEIETVFDGYDNDTLNAEVKVLIEGEDFTDAITEGNKAIIVTDVTPLYAEMGGQIGDTGVIFNDGFKANVLDTKKNIGGKIVHFVEVVSGELKVGDTVTIEVDKVRRENIKKNHTATHLLDKALTEVLGSHVHQAGSYVSHDRLRFDFSHFEAMTEEEISRVEDLVNEAVTSVTPVVTEVMDLQEAKNSGAIGIFDDKYADKVRVVSAGEYSKELCGGTHIDNTGKIGLFKIISESGIAAGTRRIEAVIGKEAYKIVNEKKDLLKEISTKLKCSEKELLAKLEQQVKELKEKDKEITALKSKFASMGIDDIVSSSRNVKDINVISYELKDVDSDTLRDVCEKVRDKAPNSIVLLMSANAGKVIICAMATKDAVAKGAHCGKLIKEISSMLGGGGGGRPDMAQAGGKMPEKIQEAIEESYKIVETLAK
- a CDS encoding Fur family transcriptional regulator, with translation MDASNLIDMNALKEDLKKKGYKLTPQRRSIVDTIIENEGQHLTAEEIYDSVKKSCPEIGLATVYRTILLLEELGVISRLDLNDGCSRYEIVHSNETHRHHHLICNICHKVLEVQDDLLEDLESGIEKQYKFKILDHSLKFFGVCDECQKKLSDE
- the mnmA gene encoding tRNA 2-thiouridine(34) synthase MnmA, which gives rise to MKKKVLVGMSGGVDSSVAAYLLKQQGYDVIGATMQIWQHDEEFEEREGGCCSLSAVDDARRVCDKLDIPFYVLNFRDYFKEKVIDKFVQEYIDGKTPNPCIECNKHLKFDELLRRARGIGADYVATGHYAKIEKRDDRYLLIRSDDDRKDQTYALYNFTQDQLEHTLMPCGDYEKTKIREIAKEIGLAVHNKKDSEEICFISDNNHGKYISEAEPNRVKPGNFVDKSGNILGKHKGIVYYTIGQRKGLGLSLGRPVFVTNINAKTNEVVLGSEDDIFKTELIATDVNFIPFDKLEKEIEVTAKIRYSAKPAEATLIPLPNGRVKVIFKEKQRAITKGQSVVFYDDEIVVGGGIIESII
- a CDS encoding ribonuclease J, with the protein product MKNERAKIKIIPLGGINEIGKNITAIEYKEDIIIIDCGLKFPDDDMFGIDIVIPDVSYLIKNSEKIKGIFLTHGHEDHIGALPYVLRQLNVPVYGTKLTLGIVETKLKEHGLLASTELVRVKPKDIIKLDSVSVEFIKTNHSIADSVAIAVHTPLGVVLHTGDFKIDYTPIDGEMMDFGRLAELGRKGVLVLMADSTNVERPGYTMTEKVVGETFLRLFGKAKGRLIVATFASNVHRIQQIITAAEAYEKKVAVSGRSMENIVQVAIELGYLTVGKDVLVPVDQISKYPNEKIVVITTGSQGEPMSALARMAASEHRKINVIPGDTVIISATPIPGNEKFVSKVINQLFKKGAQVIYDSQEKIHVSGHACQEELKLMQALVKPKFFVPVHGEYRHLKKHGELAMEVGLSEKNLLIPENGDVIEVARNYIKKNGTVVSGQVFVDGLGVGDVGNIVLRDRKHLSQDGILTIVVTIEKQTGRVVSGPDIISRGFVYVRESEGLMDEAREIVKSVLKTCEEKQITDWATLKSKMRDQLREYLYEKTKRKPMILPIIMEF
- a CDS encoding PRC-barrel domain-containing protein gives rise to the protein MFKTRDFYFKKVYNIKGKKIGIIEDLYIDFFWGKIVGFKVSNSHLFSKNNYIDMEDVIDIGEDVIIENIKKGEGLTFKEIKYMEVIDTLGNVKGVLEDIIIDIQDYSIKAIVISSGLVDKMIKGKQIILLNRCILGEEYILYTGNEGVMFKTLPHNMDRHNAIKKA
- a CDS encoding DUF1292 domain-containing protein, whose translation is MDKEAKYVYIPDQEGNDVKFEVVIYFEIEKLKGQYIIATPAFEETDEAYAFKIFKDEDGSDIFIALEDDDEEFEMVLETYETLMNEDGLIEE
- a CDS encoding AI-2E family transporter, whose amino-acid sequence is MQLRKHKKAILLGITLLCFISLILAYIFNKSINSIINIIVASFILAYTLTPIRDGFEAKFRISKKISSIVVILIIIGIITACIIVIVPTLFNEISNISNIFDNVSNLLEGMLKKNNLDDFSTTNVIYNEILEKGNVFWTNFSENAVENLMSIGDNAMSLAIIPIMVYYFLCDGNKIYSKMLLLLPTSKRGLTKKILSDIDRVLTRYITSQLMLSGLIGGLTLILLLLLKVKFPLWISILNAILNIIPYFGPIFGAVPAVIVALLDSPIKAFWVIVGMFIIQQLEGDILSPKITGDSTEMHPFVIIILLLIGDKFGGFVGMVLVVPIAVIIKVLYDDINYYLF